A single region of the Pectinophora gossypiella chromosome 2, ilPecGoss1.1, whole genome shotgun sequence genome encodes:
- the LOC126375582 gene encoding uncharacterized protein LOC126375582 has translation MSQDSNLGHYGLIVVCFSVNYCALRDYTECHDDFNLDPPDGLLVEHNTFTWLGFLQYVHEVTGTPHFKMAPRVLLVHKQFVLGTATDMLKLPYNYKIGTVIFGQYERQESDCDLKMSQAKNGENCGPAYMEIPYVQIYAHPEYSRFGVINSLALMKLLNPLTSHYMMPICLPTLGERERQRRQKLVFMVDYVSAVPEDFDEEKMAKKTLHLLTHKDCDRHRRHLEVAPDGITHALCSSGCGIRPGAPIISHATTGAFELMGISLGGGVCVDHAMRDQFNPNPPMYIDVYPYVTWITNIITAHVIPLPYPKSMRRSGTSNENGRRVLQGPNLRARVSQKEGWSKRTYLVGNWCFESHQTQMKSHFFYSEKFQVHATILTRLKVMLKVSAGVECTISCARLVLPNRMTQPKIEGIGGYNITLTFNTEWFPRTFSFALGLTGIDTGYWDLREFLNERPKPILWD, from the exons ATGTcacaggattcgaacctgggccATTACGGCttaatagtag TCTGCTTCAGTGTGAACTACTGCGCACTAAGGGATTACACAGAGTGCCACGACGATTTCAATCTGGACCCTCCCGATGGACTCTTGGTGGAGCATAACACCTTCACGTGGCTGGGATTTTTACAATACGTACATG AAGTAACAGGCACTCCCCATTTCAAGATGGCACCTCGTGTGCTTTTGGTTCACAAACAGTTTGTTCTGGGCACTGCCACAGACATGTTAAAGTTGCCTTACAACTACAAGAT TGGCACCGTTATATTCGGCCAGTATGAGCGCCAGGAATCTGATTGTGATCTGAAGATGTCACAGGCGAAGAATGGGGAGAACTGTGGACCTGCCTACATGGAGATACCTTACGTTCAAATCTACGCGCATCCCGAATATTCAAG GTTTGGCGTTATAAACAGTTTGGCGCTCATGAAACTGCTCAATCCACTAACATctc ACTACATGATGCCAATATGCTTGCCTACGCTCGGCGAAAGGGAAAGACAAAGGAGGCAGAAATTAGTTTTTATGGTTGATTACGTGAGTG CGGTCCCTGAAGACTTCGACGAGGAAAAGATGGCTAAGAAGACCTTACATCTGTTAACTCATAAAGATTGCGATAGACATCGAAGACATTTG GAAGTCGCACCTGATGGCATAACGCATGCGCTATGCAGTTCCGGATGCGGAATACGCCCAGGCGCACCGATCATTAGCCATGCAACGACGGGAGCTTTCGAACTAATGGGAATATCACTTGGAGGAGGCGTTTGCGTCGACCACGCTATGCGCGACCAGTTTAATCCGAACCCACCCATGTACATTGATGTCTACCCTTACGTCACGTGGATCACAAACATCATCACAGCACATGTTATACCTCTGCCATATCCGAAGTCAATGCGTAGGAGCGGCACCAGTAACGAAAATG GGCGAAGAGTCCTACAAGGACCGAATCTGAGGGCTAGAGTATCACAAAAAGAAGGCTGGTCCAAACGCACTTACTTAGTTGGCAACTGGTGTTTCGAAAGCCATCAGACCCAGATGAAAAGCCACTTTTTCTACTCCGAGAAATTCCAAGTTCATGCCACTATACTCACTAGATTGAAAGTAATGTTGAAG GTTTCAGCTGGAGTGGAATGCACGATCAGCTGCGCTCGCTTGGTGCTGCCCAACAGAATGACTCAACCGAAAATCGAGGGCATCGGAGGCTACAACATAACTCTCACGTTCAACACCGAGTGGTTCCCAAGAACCTTCTCGTTTGCCCTAGGTCTCACTGGGATAGACACAGGATATTGGGACTTACGTGAATTCCTTAATGAACGACCAAAACCAATATTATGGGATTGA
- the LOC126373276 gene encoding probable RNA helicase armi, producing the protein MMLSYITSFFNYFTQKPEEDDVDPEEFLAGELMELEANNKEEGYDSYVPEAPTIPNDAICFQRTGVIDYMGENYALIDGFLYVDLMTCSIPVSLNDKVLYLSYNDANGSVKVVRLLQNLGVSWGSEDQMNEDKFKIIEHVIIGEVDCRQERFVCIKDSDLKFSLDNVKGTFVPIKGDWLEMKCTVQYDENKPSDISTSQVLQVDSYKPLRTKIKNVKVSYWSGETGTCDKNIYFTKQSIQGAIVPQVGSKVLVEAIESNQATCTWRAIKVVTLGDLPTKEAIVQIEPNQTDVGQISLNTEKELNIDFTYPIAFHNVDLHKSEKITVTVKNNSNQTYTMNKWLVLSKKRDSQVNIKPFLAHPVKLYPNQSYNFIIACHPKFLGSSKECFIIMFKGFQLKRFIEINVVDDNVSLNEWNGEMKSNKEKIELMRKVLRNNDNTVPGIKPVRPPNFVQVRLGNFPIPEKVWAAVLGNSEQTMYSLEYDKIIERIETHLPCLTQELKINNYTDRWHTLLYMEEIQADISMRAYDTPRAFLIRCQDYLALEISGLSERRPSLVKGDSVIAKDIWDDKSTKYEGCIHQIKGDLILMKFNPRFHETYSGGDVSLEFHFSRSVYRRAHQAINLALTNLGPEMLFPSRITQRAPQLPSKHLESIKWFDEKLNDGQKAAVQNILSGEGRPLPYIIFGPPGTGKTVTVIETILQILTQLPDSRILVATPSNSAANLITERLIQNRKAFSSSMIRLIANYMLDSDNIPEAIKPFCATLDIATENTSQSKYTVKDGINLHCQKSFIGRHRVTIGTCYCIGNLALMGLPRGHFTHVIVDEAGQATEPEIMIPLTFIEKETGQVILAGDPMQLGPVVMSKYCKAFEMDESYMCRILDTFPYQRDYDGFANGFNNKLITKLNDNYRSLEEVLRLPSELFYDGSLVPRINRDQTWIHNFINVISDSYDECDDKTGGIFVCGIRGTNARAEDSPSWYNPQEASMVALATCKLYKKGVSPDDIGIITPYIAQIKHLRLIFDAMGLFRPKIGTVEEFQGQERPIILISTVRSTESLLNVDERHKLGFVKNPKRLNVALTRAQVAVILFCNPHLLCTDALWGKVIDNAVKENKYRGCDLPNIYNDFGNKNVTE; encoded by the exons ATGATGTTGTCTTATATTACatcattttttaattactttaccCAAAAACCTGAAGAAGATGATGTGGACCCCGAGGAGTTCTTGGCTGGAGAGCTCATGGAGTTGGAAGCAAATAATAAGGAAGAAGGTTATGACAGCTATGTCCCGGAAGCACCGACAATCCCAAATGATGCAATTTGTTTCCAAAGAACAG GTGTAATAGATTACATGGGCGAAAATTACGCCCTTATTGATGGCTTCCTGTATGTCGACCTGATGACTTGTTCAATACCAGTGAGTTTAAATGACAAAGTTCTATACTTAAGCTACAATGATGCTAATGGCTCAGTAAAGGTTGTGCGACTCTTACAAAACCTTGGAGTGTCATGGGGTAGCGAAGATCAAATGAATGAagataagtttaaaataatagaACATGTCATAATTGGTGAAGTTGATTGTAGACAAGAACGTTTTGTCTGTATAAAGGACAGTGATTTAAAATTTAGTCTTGACAATGTTAAAGGGACATTTGTGCCTATCAAAGGTGACTGGCTGGAAATGAAATGCACTGTGCAGTATGATGAAAATAAGCCTTCTGATATTTCCACATCACAG GTTTTACAAGTTGACTCATACAAGCCTTTGAGGACGAAGATTAAGAACGTTAAGGTCTCCTATTGGTCTGGTGAAACTGGTACAtgtgacaaaaatatttatttcaccaaACAATCCATTCAGGGTGCAATTGTGCCACAAGTTGGGTCAAAA GTGTTAGTGGAAGCTATAGAAAGTAACCAGGCTACTTGCACATGGAGGGCAATCAAAGTTGTTACTCTCGGTGATCTCCCTACTAAAGAAGCAATCGTTCAAATTGAACCAAATCAAACTGATGTGGGCCAAATTAGTCTAAACACGGAAAAAGAGTTAAACATCGACTTTACCTATCCAATCGCATTCCATAATGTTGATTTACACAAGTCTGAAAAGATAACAGTGACTGTCAAAAACAACAGCAATCAAACATACACTATGAACAAATGGCTGGTTTTGAGTAAAAAGAGAGACTCCCAAGTTAATATAAAGCCTTTTTTAGCTCACCCAGTAAAGTTATATCCCAATCAGTCTTATAACTTTATTATTGCATGCCACCCAAAATTTTTGGGTAGTAGTAAAGAATGTTTCATCATAATGTTTAAAGGATTCCAGCTAAAAAGATTCATTGAAATTAATGTTGTTGATGATAATGTTTCGTTAAATGAATGGAATGGAGAAATGAAATCGAATAAAGAAAAGATAGAATTGATGAGAAAAGTTTTGAGGAATAATGATAATACTGTACCAGGCATTAAACCAGTCAGGCCACCAAATTTTGTACAAGTTAGATTGGGCAACTTCCCAATACCCGAGAAAGTTTGGGCTGCTGTTTTAGGAAATTCTGAACAAACAATGTATAGCTTGGAATACGATAAAATTATTGAAAGGATCGAAACACATTTGCCTTGTTTAACTCAAGAGctgaaaattaataattacactGACAGATGgcatactttattgtacatggAAGAGATCCAAGCTGATATAAGCATGAGAGCATATGATACGCCAAGAGCATTTTTGATACGATGTCAAGATTATCTTGCTCTTGAAATTAGTGGTTTATCGGAAAGGAGGCCTTCGTTAGTGAAAGGGGACAGTGTCATCGCAAAAGACATTTGGGATGACAAATCTACAAAATACGAAGGCTGTATTCATCAGATAAAAGGAGACTTGATCTTGATGAAATTTAATCCTCGCTTTCATGAAACATATTCTGGAGGTGATGTTTCCTTAGAATTCCATTTCAGCAGATCTGTTTACAGAAGGGCGCATCAAGCAATAAATCTAGCTCTGACCAATCTTGGACCGGAAATGCTATTTCCATCTAGAATAACTCAACGCGCTCCACAACTGCCTTCTAAACATTTGGAGTCGATTAAATGGTTTGATGAAAAGTTAAATGATGGACAAAAAGCTGCCGTCCAAAATATCCTTTCGGGAGAAGGCCGTCCACTTCCGTACATTATTTTTGGACCTCCAGGAACTGGTAAAACCGTGACGGTCATCGAGACTATTTTACAAATATTGACTCAACTTCCAGACAGCAGGATTTTGGTGGCGACACCATCGAACAGTGCCGCTAATTTGATTACAGAGAGACTTATACAAAACAGAAAAGCCTTTTCGAGTTCTATGATTAGATTGATTGCCAACTACATGCTTGATTCCGATAACATCCCTGAAGCGATCAAACCATTTTGCGCGACACTTGATATAGCTACCgaaaatacttctcaatctaAATACACAGTTAAGGACGGCATTAATCTTCATTGCCAGAAATCATTTATTGGTAGGCACCGCGTGACCATTGGAACTTGCTATTGTATTGGAAATTTGGCTTTAATGGGTCTACCACGAGGGCACTTCACTCACGTCATTGTAGACGAGGCTGGACAAGCTACAGAACCGGAAATTATGATACCTCTCACGTTCATTGAAAAAGAAACCGGTCAAGTAATTCTCGCTGGTGACCCTATGCAACTGGGACCTGTCGTAATGTCTAAGTATTGTAAAGCATTTGAAATGGACGAATCGTATATGTGTAGGATTTTAGACACGTTTCCGTATCAGCGAGATTACGATGGATTTGCAAATGGTTTTAATAACAAGTTGATCACAAAACTAAATGATAACTATAGATCTTTGGAAGAAGTGCTGCGATTGCCAAGTGAACTATTTTACGATGGATCCTTGGTACCAAGAATAAACAGAGATCAAACATGgatacataattttataaatgtaatttcGGACAGTTATGATGAGTGTGATGACAAAACTGGTGGGATATTTGTTTGTGGCATACGAGGTACCAATGCGAGGGCGGAGGACAGTCCATCTTGGTATAATCCCCAAGAAGCGTCAATGGTGGCCCTTGCGACCTGTAAACTGTATAAAAAAGGAGTATCACCAGATGACATTGGCATAATTACACCATACATAGCACAG attaaGCATTTACGCCTAATATTTGACGCAATGGGTCTATTTCGACCGAAGATCGGGACGGTTGAAGAATTTCAAGGTCAGGAGAGACCTATAATACTTATTTCGACAGTGCGGTCAACGGAATCCTTATTGAATGTGGATGAAAGGCACAAGTTAGGTTTTGTTAAGAACCCAAAGCGATTGAATGTCGCTCTCACCAGAGCTCAAGTGGCTGTAATTCTCTTCTGCAACCCTCATCTGTTGTGTACTGATGCCTTGTGGGGAAAAGTGATAGACAATGCAGTCAAAGAAAACAAATACAGGGGATGTGATTTACCTAACATTTATAATGATTTCGGTAATAAAAATGTGACGGAGTAA
- the LOC126373428 gene encoding gem-associated protein 2-like → MPKQKIKISDHESDQDDILKPCLQIGSEVKLKDVPTTGEEYLLKVMKERQNYDAVTICKKDFSKYNKNQDRFIYEIPRASVCDKLKPTLEWQNIQVADFSEVRMNVSRLRAQKSEWAYKIKKLIKEPSNVAEWKQFFANSEPTMSCVLGLRNALVDNGLEMLIEILKEVKPGHSIEYRTGQWIYALLACVIQPLLSETTCILRDLSRKCAEIRSNINPDDENAPEAVAPMNIFICLVGRYFRQYDLAD, encoded by the exons ATGCCAAAACAAAAGATTAAAATTAGTGATCATGAGAGTGACCAAGATGATATACTCAAACCTTGTCTTCAAATTGGATCTGAAGTGAAACTGAAGGATGTTCCCACTACTGGAGAAGAATACTTACTGAAAGTAATGAAGGAACGTCAGAACTACGATGCCGTAACTATATGTAAGAAGGATTTTTCGAAGTATAATAAGAATCAAGACCGTTTTATTTACGAG ATACCACGTGCTAGTGTATGCGATAAACTGAAACCTACATTAGAATGGCAGAATATTCAAGTAGCAGATTTCTCAGAAGTAAGAATGAACGTGTCACGACTTCGCGCGCAAAAATCTGAATgggcttataaaataaaaaaactaataaaggAACCTAGTAATGTGGCTGAGTGGAAGCAATTCTTTGCCAATTCGGAACCCACCATGTCATGTGTTCTTGGATTACGGAATGCTCTTGTTGATAATGGATTAGAAATGCTTATTGAAATACTTAAAGAAGTTAAACCTGGACACTCAATAGAGTATAGAAcag GTCAATGGATATATGCACTATTGGCATGTGTGATTCAACCTCTCCTTTCTGAGACAACTTGTATATTGAGAGACCTTTCAAGGAAGTGTGCTGAAATTAG atctaaCATTAATCCCGATGATGAAAATGCACCAGAGGCAGTAGCTCCAATGAACATATTTATCTGCTTAGTGGGACGGTATTTTAGGCAGTATGACTTAGCAGATTAG